One Natronorubrum halophilum genomic window, CCGGACTCGCCTCGAGTCGATCCGGGAGCGTCTCGAACGGAACCGCGATCTCCTCGAGCGCGACCGGCGGCGTCGACTCGTCGAACAGTTCGGGCCGGACGATCGGGGCCAGCGCCTCGAGCGTGTCCACCAGTCGCGGGCCGGGCCGATTCAGATAGTGGTGGCCGTCCATCGCCCAGACGCGGTCCCCTCGGACGGCCGCGAGGTCGTCCCAGCCCTCGCGGTGGGTGAGATCGGCGGTGTTCTCGGCGGTCTGCTCGAGGCCGAAGCCACAGGGCGCGACGATTACGAGTTCTGGGTCGTACTTGCGGATCGAGTCCCACTCGCGGGGCCTCGAGCGCTCTCCGGAGTCGGACAGCCCGTACGTCCCGCCGGCCCACTGCACGAGGTCGGCCGTCCAGTGGCCCGCGATCATGACTGGGTCGGTCCAGTCGAAGACGGCGACGCGCGGGCGGTCAGCGGCTGCGAGGTCGGCGGTTCGGGTTCGGACGGCGTCGATTCGGGACTCGAGTTCGGCGCGGACCTCGCGGGCGCGGTCTTCTCGGTCGGTGGCGCGGCCGATTCGCTCGAGGTCCTCGAGGACGTCCGCGACGCTGTGGGGGTCAGTGGTGATGATTTCGGGGTCGGCATCGATTTCGTCGACGGCATTTTCGATTACGACTTCGTCGACCGCACAGACGTCGCACATCCCCTGGGTGACGATCAGGTCCGGCTCGAGGGCCTCGAGCAGTTCGGTGTCGACGCTGTAGACGCCCGCTTCGGAATTGTCGAGCACCTGCTGGTCGATCTCGCCGCTCGAGGCCTCCGCGTCGATTCTCGAGGCGGTCACCGATGGAAGGTCCTCGACGCCGGGCGGATAGTCGCACTCGTGGGAGGTGGCGACCGGCTCTATGCCCAGGGCGGCCACGGTTTCGGTCGCCGAAGGGAGCGTCGTGACGATTCGCATGCTCGTCGTAGGCGTTGTGGGGTCAAAAGCGGCTGGTTCGGGGTCGTTCTTTTTGAACGAATGCTACGAGACCGTTCGATGAGGCGACGGCTCGAGCACTCGACTCACACTGGCGGCGAGGATCTCCACACCCTCCCCAGCCGATTCGCTCACTTCGTTCGCTCATCCCTCGCACGATTTCGACTCGCGGTTCGCCATCGGCTCACCGCGACCCAGCGCGCGCCACCGCATGTGGAGAGAGATACTCACCGCGAGCGACCAACGGGAGCGAGCGGGCCGACAACCGACCCGGAGAGCGCGGCGCGTAGCGCCGCGGATAGGCGAACGGCGAAGCCGTGAGCCAGGGGAGGGAGGAGTGCTTTCCATCAAAGCTAAGCGGCATCTTCGCTCCCGCGAGGGCCGAAAGAGCGTTGCTTTCTCGAGATTTTACCGCGGGCGCGGCTCCGCCGCGCCCGCGGAACAAAAGTTTGTTAGTGGAACTTCACGCCGACGTCGTGGAGATCCTCGTTGTACTTCGCGATGTTAATCACGAGCGGGGTGACGCTCTCGACTTCGGCGGCGTTAGCCAGCGGGCCGACGTCGAGCGCGCGCAGGCCCTCGATCTCGTTGGCCAGATTGCGAACGGTCTCCTTCGCGTCGTCGTCGTCCGCGACGAGGAGCGTGTCGAGGTCGAGGTCGTTGTCGAGGTCCGAGAGGGCGTCGGCCGCGAGGTTGTGGAACGCGCCGACGACCGGCACCTCGTCGGGCACGCGTTCGGCGACGAGCTGAGTCACGCTGCCGGTTCCAGGCGGGTGGTAGTGCAGGCCGTCCTCGTCGCCCTGCATGCCGACCGCGGGGGTAACCAGAATCGAGTCCGAGTCGAGGACGTCTTCGACGGCCTCGACGGTGTCGCCGGCGTAGTACGGCGGCACGCTCAGGACGACGACGTCGGCTCGATCGGCCGCCATCTCGTTCGCGAAGCCCTTGACGTTCGATTCCGCGCCGCGCTCCGCGAGTTCGTCCTCGTAGCTCTCGACCGCGTCCCGCGCCTTTTCGGGGTCTCGAGAGCCGATGAGCACTTCGTGGTCCGTATCGCGCGCAAAGCGTAGGGCCAGCCCCTGTCCGATATCACCGGTTCCGCCGAGTAGTGCGATTCGCATACGCGACCCTCAGGACGGCACCCGAATAAAAGGGTGGGAGGTCGGTCGATCTCGCCGGGTTCTCTGACGCTCGGTACGGCCGAGCGCACGCGAACACTACGGCGCGTCGTCCTCGTCCGGATTCATCGCCGCACCCAGTCCGCTGTCGTACGCGTCTCGCTCCTCGATCTCGCGGATTCGCTGCTCGAGGCGCTTCTCGAGCGCCCGTCGGTGTTCGTCGTCGACGTCGGGATCGCTCCTGAGATCCGCGAGATCCTGGCGGGCCGTCCGGAGGACGGAGACAGCGTCCTCGCTCTCGAGGTCGGTCGCGCGGTCGAGGCTTCGTTCGACGTCCTCGATCGTGGTGTCGGTCATGGAACCCGTTTCGAGCGCGGGCGTGGTTAATGCTGGCCCGTCAGGCGTCGGGTCGCCGAATGCGTACACACTTCCCACCCAAACCCCATCTGCCGGCATGGAGCTCTCGCTCGTCGATCTCGCACCGATCCCGGAGGGTGGTAGCGCGACGGAGGCGTTCGAACGCACGGTCGAGCGCGCTCAGCAGGCCGAACGACTCGGCTACTCGCGGTTCTGGGTCGCCGAACACCACGACTTCACCGACTCGATCGCGAGCACGACGCCGGAGGTGCTGATCGCCCACGTCGCGGCCAACACGTCCGACATCCGGGTCGGCTCCGGAACGGTGCTGCTCAATCACTACAGCCCGTACAAGGTCGCGGAAACGTTCAGCGTCCTCGACGCACTCGCACCCGGTCGGATCGATCTCGGCCTCGGGCGGGCGACGGGAAACCCGGTCAGCGACTTCGCCCTCCAACAGGATCGGAGCCGACGGCGGTCCGGCGGGGATCACGCCGACGAGATCAACGAGGTCACCGCACACCTCCACGACGGGTTTCCGGACGACCACCAGTTCAGCGACCTACAACTGCCTCGGTCGCGCGACTCCGTGCCGGAGGTGTGGGTCCTCGGCTCGAGTCCCTCGAGCGCGAAGATCGCCGGCCGACTGGGACTCCCCTACTGCTTCGCCGCGTTCATCAGGCCCGAGCCCGCAGTTCGCGCGTTCGAGACCTACCGGGAGCACTTCCAGCCGTCCTCGTTCGGCGCCGGCCCGGACGATCCGTACGGAATGCTCGCGCTGAACGTCACCTGCGCCGACACCGACGAGGAGGCGGCGCGGCTGCGCGCGACGACCGAAGCGTCCTCGAGGCTCCTTCGGAGCGGCCGGACCGACCAGCTACCGATCCGGTCGATCGAAGAGGCGATCGACGAGCTCGGAACCGTTCCAGACCCGACTCCGACATCGATCGGGCCGGGCGAGTGGCCGCGAGCGATTTCCGGCAGCCCGGAGACGGTTCGGGACCTGCTCGAGGAGCTCACCGCTCAGGTCGGCGTCGACGAGGTCGTCGTCCAGAATCAGATCGCCGATCCCGAGGACACGCGTCGATCCCACGAGTTGCTCGCCGACGCCGCCGACCTCTCGCCGTGGTGACGGCGAATCCGGACGTCGACGACGGTCGACCTCGAGTCGCGGCCGCCTACTGTCTTCGCCGCCAGAATGTCATGAGAAAATTAATTATCAGCGAAACTCGAGAAGAGGTATGGATCGGAGAACGTACGTCGCGATCGTCGGTACGATGGCGAGTGCCGGACTCGCGGGCTGCGTGGGCGAGTTAGGACTCGGTGATGACGGCGAGAACGACGATGACACGAATACCGACGAGAGCGACGACGGCGAGAACGACGACGGCAACGAGCCGTCCGAAGACGTCGAACACGGTGCCGTCCTGGCGGTCGAGGCGTACATGGAGACCGGGATCGAAGAGGATCTGGAGGGGATGAGCGAGGCGATGCACACCCGCCATCCGTTCGATCCGGTCGAGATGGCGGCGGAAGCCGAGGAAAACGAAGACGTGGAGTTCACGCTCGGAACCGACGGAATCGACGACTACGAGGTCGAACTCGCAGACGAGGGGTACGAGACCGACGAGATTTACGACATCCCGTACGTGGAGTTCTGGTTTCAGGAAGTCGATCTCGAGGACGTGCTGGAAGGCGAAGACGCCGCACTGGTGACGGTCGAGACCGAGGTCACCGAGGACGGCGAGACGGTCACGGAAGAAGAGACGCTCGTCGCGCTCACCGAGGACGGCGAGTGGCGCGTGTTCCTCACGTACGAAGAACCGTTCGAGATCCCCGACGGCGAGCCCGTTGACGAACCGGATCCCCTCGAGGGCCTCGAGTTCGACGCGGACGACGAGATGGTGACGGTTCACATCGATCAGTCGACCGCCGTCGACGAGGTGATCGTCTACTCGGCGAGCCTCGAGACCGATGCGTCGGTCTATCGCGGGGAAGACGCCGAGTCGTTTCTCGCCCGCAGTTTCTCGACCGAATTCGACGCCGACGGCGACGAAATTGTCGTCACCGCGATCACCGATGGCGAGGAACTGGTCGTCTACCGCGAGACGTACGAGCCCTGATCGACCGCCGGCGGCACGTTCGAGTCAGTCGACGGTCCCGTGGGGAACACAGCACCCAATAGCCACGCCGTCGTTTCCCGACTATGACCAGTCCTACCGTCATCGCCCACCGCGGTTTTGCAGGCGTCGCTCCCGAGAACACCGTCGGTGCGGCCCTCGCCGCGGCCGAACACGACGAAACCGCGATGCTCGAGATCGACGTCCAGCCGGCTCGCTGTGGAACCCCGGTCGTGATCCACGACGAGCGACTCGAGGGCACACGCGACGGCCGGACGCTCACCGACGCGTCGGGACTCGTCTGGGAGACCGAACTCGAGGCCCTCCGGACCGCTCGAGTGCTCGGGACCGCGGAAACGATTCCCACGCTCGCCGAGTTCCTCGAGGCGATCCCCGACACGATGGCCGTCAACGTCGAATTGAAGAACCCGGGAACGACCGAGCTTCGATTCGGCGAGTCGCTTCCGGCCGCCGAGTGCGACGAACGCCGCGACGTCTGGATGCCGTTCGTCGAGCGCGTCGCCGAGGACTGTGACGCCTTCGACGGCGAACTCCTCTTCTCGTCGTTCTGTGAGGGCGCGCTGGCAGCGATCCGCGAGGTCGCACCCGCCGCCGCCGCAACGCTCGTCTGGGACGACCTCGAGGCGGGTCTCGAGATCGCTCGTCGCTACGACTGCGAGGCGATTCATCCGCCCAGGAACGCGATCCGCGGGACGGTACTCGCCGGGACGGACTACGCCGGATTGTCGCCGGGAGAGCCGCGGGTCGACGTGCTCCGGGAAGCACACGCGGAAGGCCGGGCGGTCAACGTCTGGACGGCCACGAACTGGAACCAGTTCGAGGCGCTAGCGAACGCCGGCGTCGACGGGATCATCGCCGACTATCCGGGGCTGGGGGCCTTCTCGAGCGATCCGTAGCGAGCCGTCAGGGTACGTCTTTCGTAAAGCCGAGCCAACACGCCGCGAGTTGGACGGCCATCGCGACGGCCGCACCGCCGAAGTTGGTGGACAACCGCGCAATATCGAACAGAATCACGACCGCGACGGAGACCACGCCGAGCGCGATGGCGTAGACGATCACGCGAATAAAGTCGTCAGGAGCCAGCCCCAGTCGCTCGAGGCCGCCGTAAAACGCTAGCCAGCCCGAAAACAGGACGATTCCGAGCAAAAAGAGGGCATCGAGAACGCCGGGGCCGCCCGCGAGGGATCCCAGCGCCATCCGCGACGGGAGAAACGCGAGCGGGACGAAGAACAGAGCCAACCACGCGAAGGTCGCACCACCGTCGGGGTCCGCGCCGATCCGATCGTAACCGCCCTCGATGAACCAACTGGTCCCGAGGAAGGCGACGCCGATGATCGCAACGATGAGCAGTTCTTCGGGAACCGGAACCTCGTCGAGCGACGCGCCGACGGCCCGATAGAGGACCATTCCGGCAATGAAACAGGTCCACGCGAACCCGACGAACGTGCCCACCGAGCGACCGAAGTCGACGAATGCCTCGCCGACGCTCGAGCGCAGTGTCTCTGCCATCGGGTAGCTCTTCGAAGGAGTGTCAGATAACTATTCGGTCTAGACGGTCAGTCCGAGTCCAAATCCGGATCCGGCGCTCGAGTCGGCAATGCCTCCGTCGCCGGTCCCTCGAGGACCTCGCCCTCGAGCGAGAACCGCGAACCGTGGCAGGGACAGTCCCAGCTTCGCTCGGCGTCGTTCCACTGGACGAGACAGTACAGGTGAGTACAGACCGCCGAAGTCGCGTGGAGGTCGCCGTCCTCGTCTCGCGCACAGGCGATGGGCTTCCCGCCGCGGCGGACGACCGTCCCCTCCCCCGGCTCGAGCGCGGGATCGTCGGACGCCAGGAGCGTCCGCGCCCAGTCGGTGGCGAACTGGCTCGCCGCGTCGGCGTTTTCGGTGATGGCCTTCCCCGCCGACGTCTTCGGCGTGAATCGCAGCGGCGCGAACAGGTCGCGCTCCGGCGGCTCCCCGCCCGCGATGAGTTGGGCGAGGAGCCGTCCCGCAGCGACGCCGTTGGTCATCCCCCAGCCGCGAAAGCCGGTCGCGACGAAAACGTTCTCGGCACCGGCACCGACGCGGCCGACGAACGGGACCTTATCGACCGGCTTGTAATCCTGCGTCGACCACCGGTAGGCGATTTCGTCGATCGGAAACCGCTCGCGCGCCCACCGCTCGAGGCGTCGGTACCGATCGGCGGTCGAGCCGCCCTGTCCCGTCTTGTGGTTCTCCCCGCCGACGAGCAGGAGTTCGCCGTCGGAGTCGCGGTGGGTTCGCACCGAGCGGTAGTTGTCGCCGGGCCGGTAGTACATCCCCTCGGGCGGCTCGCCGTCGAGGCGAATCCCGAGCACGTAGGATCGTTTCGGGTGCATTCGGGCGAAGTATCCCGCCCGGTCGAGGATCGGAAATCCGGTCGCGAGAACGACCCGCCGGGCCGTCACCGTCGCCGCAGGGGTTCGGACGCGACACGGCGCTCCCGGCTCGACGTCGGTCACGCGCGTGCCTTCGTAGACCGCTGCTCCGTCGTCGCTCCGGAGTTCGTCGGTGATCCCGAGCAGGTACTTTCGCGGGTGAAACCACGCCTGGTCGTCGAATCGGACCCCCGCTTCAGCACGCTCGAACGGCGGCACCGAGGTGACGTAGGTCGCCTCGAGGCCCGCGGCCCATGCGGCGTCGGTTTCGCGTCGAATCTCGTCGGGCTCGTTGCTGTACAGGTAGGAGGGCTGGCGCTCGAATCCGCACTCGATTTCCAGATCGGCGATTCGACGTTCGACCTCGTCTATGGCGCGTTCTTGCACCCGCGCGTACTGGCTCGCCTGTCGACGGCCGAACTCCCGGCGTAGGTGGTCGTAGATCTTCCCGTGCTGGCTGGTCAACTTCGCCGTGGACTTGCCCGTCACCCCCGTCGCCACTCGATCGCGCTCGAGAACGGCGACCGTTTCGCCGCGCTCGCGCAGGTTGATCGCCGTCGAGAGACCCGCGATACCGCCGCCGACGACGGCGACGTCGACCGATCGATCTTCCGCGAGCGCCTCCTCGAGCTCGGCCGTCGCCGGTTCGTCATCGCGCCCGGTCGTCTCGTCGTGTCCGGCCTCGAGCGTGCTCGCGAGCCAGAGGGAGGTCGGTTCGCCGGGAAGGTCGCTGTTGCGAGTGAACTCGGCCATGGAACTGCAGCGGGCTACATCGACGACGGGCAAAAAAGGGGCGGGCGGACGTGCAAGTTCGGTCGCGTCATGACTCGAGCCGCCAGCGGGATCGACCGCCTCGAGTCCGTCGCTGGCGAGGAGTGTCGGGTGTGTTGGGATGCGATACGGTCGGTTCCGAGGACCACGCCCTTCATCTTTCTCACGCCCGAAATAGGCGTATGGTGCCCTCGGTCGAGGACGCGATTACGATACTGCTGGTCGAACCGAATCCCGGCGATGCTCGGCTGTTCTCCGAATCGTTCGCGGACGCGAGCATCGCGAGTGACGTGTACACCGTCGCCGACGGGGAAGCGGCGCTCGACTTCGTCCACCGACGAAACGAACACGCCGAGAGTCCGCGACCCGATATCATCCTGCTCGACTTCCACCTCCCCAGTCTGAGCGGCGAAGACGTCCTCTCGGAACTCAAGTCCGAACCGGCCTTGCGGTCGATCCCCGTGATCGTGCTGACGAGTTCGGATTCCGAGGAGGACATCGCTCGCTCTTACGATCTCCACGCGAACGCCTACTTGCAAAAACCCGTCAACCCCGACGAGTTCGTCGCGCTCGTCCGCTCGTTCGAGAACTTCTGGCTCACGTTCGTTCGATTTCCCGGCAACTAGACCGCCCCTCGACTCGAGTTGGGATCACCGACGGGCGGACCGGCACCGCGCTACTCCTCGAGCAGGTCCGGTAACTCGTTGATCGACTCGAGAACTGCGGACGCGTCCTCGGCGGCGTACTTGTTGCGCCCCTCGTCGCCGGTGAGTCCGCCCGTGAGGACGCCGACGCCGCGATAGTCGCGCCCGGGATCCGTTTCGTTCGCGTTGGTTGCCGTCCGGATATCGTCCAGCGTGTCGCCGACGAAAACGACGGCGGAAGCGCCGAACCGTTCGGCGAGCGTCGTGAGCGCCCGCGGGTGCGGTTTGCCCTCCTCCCAGTCGTCCATCGTGAACCGGTGTTCGAGCGGAATCGCATCCTCGAGTCCGACCCGCTCGAGGGCGATTTCGGCTTCGGCTTCCGGCCGGCCGGTCAGGACGCCGACGTCGTAGCCCTCGACGAGGTGTTCTCGGGTAGACTCCTCGAGCAACACCGGTTCGTCGTGGATGAAGCCGCGGGTCTCGATATCGGGCTCGCCGCCCTCGAGTCCCCGGTAGAGATCGGCACCGAGGTACAGTTGCTGGAAGACGTCACGGAGCCGCTCGCGATCCCAGCGGCCCATCGCGCGCTGGGTGGCTCGAGCGCCGAGTTCGTCCCGGACCGCGGCTTCGGCGGCCTCGAGGCCGCCGCCCCTCGAGGCGATGTCGTCGGTGAAGTCCGCGATAGAGTTGCCGTATCCCTCGCTCGTCGCGAGTACGTACAGCGCGGCGGCGTACGTCAGTCCCCAGTCGTTGTTGAACCCGCCGGCGTCCTTGAAGCGCTGAATGTCGGCCTTGCGGATCGTCCGATCGTAGACGTGGTCGATGGACTCGACGATCGCGCGTCGGTACGAATCGGCGACGTCGACGAGCACGCCGTCGATATCGAGGACGACAGCATCTGCGTTCATACCCGTCCAGACGGGGCGGTGGGAATAAAGGCGGTCGGATTCGTCGTCGGGGCGACCAGAGCTCCGTCAGCGGTATCCAGTACGCGCATCGCGACGGCTAACGGCGGGATCCGGGTGGGGTTACTCGGGAACCTCTTCGAGGACCGACTTCCCGCTCCCGGCTTTCGATTCCCACTCCCACTCGTCTTCGACTTTGAGACGTCCGTCCTCGAGTCGCTCGACGGTTCCGACGGAGCGTCCGGTCGCCGTCTCGCCGTCCGTCGTGAGTTGAGCGTACCGGATCTCCCACTGCCGACCGTCGAACGTCCCGACCAGATGTCCGTCCGCGATTTCGCCGCCGGAGTAGCTCGCGTGTATTCGTTCACCCGTCTGCTCGAACTGAAAGCGTGTCTCCGTACTGACGTCTCCGGCGTCGTCGTTCGCGACGCCGACGAACGTCCGTCCGTCCAGCGAGAGTTCGTCGACCATGCCGCGATACTGTCCGGTGAGTGGATAGTGGTTGCGATCACGCGGGCGCTCTCCGGCCTCGCTTCCAACGAAAAGCGAATTACACTCCGAACGCGCCGACGGCGTAAAACGCGACGATCCCCAGCCCGACCGCGTAGAGCACGTCGGCCCAGAGCCACGAGAGCAGGTTCGCGACGTAGATCACGAGCACGAACGGAACCGCGAGCAACACGACCGGCGATCGCCGCCACTCCGATCGCGAACGGGTCCAGAGCGTGTTCGCATCGCCGGTACTCGGAAACGCCTGCATCCCCACGGAGAGTCCCAGCCAGCAGAGAACGACCGCGAGGGCGAGCGTCCCTCTCGAGGCGGTCCAGATCGCGTCGAGTAACTCGCCCGGCGGAGCCCCTTCGGTTCCGACTGCCGTCACGAGCGCGGCGAGACCCAGGAAGGCGGCCATCGAGACGACGGTGTTCACCAGAAACGGAGCGACGCTGATGACGAACGACTCCCGGTACCGATCGGGTTGGGTGTGGCGCACGTAACCCGACGGGGTTCCGAACCTGAAGTAGACGACCTCGAGCACCGGAACGCCGACGAGATCGCAGGCCTTCTTGTGGGCGAATTCGTGGACGACGATCCCCGGGATCGAAGCGAGTTGCACGCCGAACCAGAGCAACGTCGTGATCCCGAGGATCATCGCCGCGAGAACCGCGATTGCGAGGACGATCGCAACGGCGAGGACGACGAAGTCGGCGGCCATCGATCACCTAACTGTCGTAATCACTCGTAGTTCCTTCGACTCCGTCAACTGTCCAGCGGCTGTCCGCTTCTCGACTCAACGATCCGGCGCTCGAGCCGCGTACAGCGTCCCCGTCTCGACGGTCCTCCGTTCGACCGGAATCGCGGGCTGATCGCCGCCGAGGGTCGTAAACAGGAAATCCGCGTCGGCCGCTCGGGCGGCCTCGAGCGCCGGCCGATGCAGCTCCGGGGGGAGGTTCAGCGCGTACACCGCGTCGATATCGGCGTAGAGTTCCGGATCTGGATCGACGATATCGTCGCGAACGAACGCCACGCCGTCGGGAACCGCACGGTCGTAGATGTCGGTCGCAGTGACTGAAACGCCGCGTTCGGCGACGGCAGCCGCGACGTCGGTTCGACGACCGATCCCGACCTCGAGGACGCGGTCGTACCGACTGAGCGCGTCGATTACGGTTCCGGAGTGGCGACGAGAGTGGACCACGGCGGGACGTTTATGCCACCTGCGGCCATAGCCCTTGCCATGCTCGTCGATATCGTGCCGGTCGGCAACGTCCCCGCGAACGTCAAGCGGGCGGCCTCTGCCGCGTTGCGATCGGTTTACGACTGCGACGTCACGATTCAGGACGCCCAGTCGGTCCCAAACGGCGCGTACGATGCCGATCGAAACCAGTACACCGCCGAAACGTTCATCCAGCTCGCCGAGCGTGTCGGCCGGGGAGAGAAAAACATCGCCATCACGCCACACGACCTCTTCTATCGACGGCGAAACTACGTCTTCGGGCTCGCCTATCTCGACGGCAGCGGGAGCGTCGTCTCGACCTACCGGCTCCAGACCTCGAGCGACGGCGGCTTCTCGAACCAGAGCGCGAGCGACATCTTTCAGGACCGGGTCCGCAAGGAGATCGTCCACGAGATCGGCCACACCTACGGGTTAGAACACTGCGACAACAACCGCTGCGTGATGAACTTCTCGCCGACGGTTCGCGAGGTC contains:
- a CDS encoding cobalamin-binding protein is translated as MRIVTTLPSATETVAALGIEPVATSHECDYPPGVEDLPSVTASRIDAEASSGEIDQQVLDNSEAGVYSVDTELLEALEPDLIVTQGMCDVCAVDEVVIENAVDEIDADPEIITTDPHSVADVLEDLERIGRATDREDRAREVRAELESRIDAVRTRTADLAAADRPRVAVFDWTDPVMIAGHWTADLVQWAGGTYGLSDSGERSRPREWDSIRKYDPELVIVAPCGFGLEQTAENTADLTHREGWDDLAAVRGDRVWAMDGHHYLNRPGPRLVDTLEALAPIVRPELFDESTPPVALEEIAVPFETLPDRLEASPGLEP
- the npdG gene encoding NADPH-dependent F420 reductase is translated as MRIALLGGTGDIGQGLALRFARDTDHEVLIGSRDPEKARDAVESYEDELAERGAESNVKGFANEMAADRADVVVLSVPPYYAGDTVEAVEDVLDSDSILVTPAVGMQGDEDGLHYHPPGTGSVTQLVAERVPDEVPVVGAFHNLAADALSDLDNDLDLDTLLVADDDDAKETVRNLANEIEGLRALDVGPLANAAEVESVTPLVINIAKYNEDLHDVGVKFH
- a CDS encoding LLM class flavin-dependent oxidoreductase; the protein is MELSLVDLAPIPEGGSATEAFERTVERAQQAERLGYSRFWVAEHHDFTDSIASTTPEVLIAHVAANTSDIRVGSGTVLLNHYSPYKVAETFSVLDALAPGRIDLGLGRATGNPVSDFALQQDRSRRRSGGDHADEINEVTAHLHDGFPDDHQFSDLQLPRSRDSVPEVWVLGSSPSSAKIAGRLGLPYCFAAFIRPEPAVRAFETYREHFQPSSFGAGPDDPYGMLALNVTCADTDEEAARLRATTEASSRLLRSGRTDQLPIRSIEEAIDELGTVPDPTPTSIGPGEWPRAISGSPETVRDLLEELTAQVGVDEVVVQNQIADPEDTRRSHELLADAADLSPW
- a CDS encoding glycerophosphodiester phosphodiesterase, with the translated sequence MTSPTVIAHRGFAGVAPENTVGAALAAAEHDETAMLEIDVQPARCGTPVVIHDERLEGTRDGRTLTDASGLVWETELEALRTARVLGTAETIPTLAEFLEAIPDTMAVNVELKNPGTTELRFGESLPAAECDERRDVWMPFVERVAEDCDAFDGELLFSSFCEGALAAIREVAPAAAATLVWDDLEAGLEIARRYDCEAIHPPRNAIRGTVLAGTDYAGLSPGEPRVDVLREAHAEGRAVNVWTATNWNQFEALANAGVDGIIADYPGLGAFSSDP
- a CDS encoding FAD-dependent oxidoreductase, which gives rise to MAEFTRNSDLPGEPTSLWLASTLEAGHDETTGRDDEPATAELEEALAEDRSVDVAVVGGGIAGLSTAINLRERGETVAVLERDRVATGVTGKSTAKLTSQHGKIYDHLRREFGRRQASQYARVQERAIDEVERRIADLEIECGFERQPSYLYSNEPDEIRRETDAAWAAGLEATYVTSVPPFERAEAGVRFDDQAWFHPRKYLLGITDELRSDDGAAVYEGTRVTDVEPGAPCRVRTPAATVTARRVVLATGFPILDRAGYFARMHPKRSYVLGIRLDGEPPEGMYYRPGDNYRSVRTHRDSDGELLLVGGENHKTGQGGSTADRYRRLERWARERFPIDEIAYRWSTQDYKPVDKVPFVGRVGAGAENVFVATGFRGWGMTNGVAAGRLLAQLIAGGEPPERDLFAPLRFTPKTSAGKAITENADAASQFATDWARTLLASDDPALEPGEGTVVRRGGKPIACARDEDGDLHATSAVCTHLYCLVQWNDAERSWDCPCHGSRFSLEGEVLEGPATEALPTRAPDPDLDSD
- a CDS encoding response regulator translates to MVPSVEDAITILLVEPNPGDARLFSESFADASIASDVYTVADGEAALDFVHRRNEHAESPRPDIILLDFHLPSLSGEDVLSELKSEPALRSIPVIVLTSSDSEEDIARSYDLHANAYLQKPVNPDEFVALVRSFENFWLTFVRFPGN
- a CDS encoding TIGR01548 family HAD-type hydrolase, whose product is MNADAVVLDIDGVLVDVADSYRRAIVESIDHVYDRTIRKADIQRFKDAGGFNNDWGLTYAAALYVLATSEGYGNSIADFTDDIASRGGGLEAAEAAVRDELGARATQRAMGRWDRERLRDVFQQLYLGADLYRGLEGGEPDIETRGFIHDEPVLLEESTREHLVEGYDVGVLTGRPEAEAEIALERVGLEDAIPLEHRFTMDDWEEGKPHPRALTTLAERFGASAVVFVGDTLDDIRTATNANETDPGRDYRGVGVLTGGLTGDEGRNKYAAEDASAVLESINELPDLLEE
- a CDS encoding metalloprotease family protein: MAADFVVLAVAIVLAIAVLAAMILGITTLLWFGVQLASIPGIVVHEFAHKKACDLVGVPVLEVVYFRFGTPSGYVRHTQPDRYRESFVISVAPFLVNTVVSMAAFLGLAALVTAVGTEGAPPGELLDAIWTASRGTLALAVVLCWLGLSVGMQAFPSTGDANTLWTRSRSEWRRSPVVLLAVPFVLVIYVANLLSWLWADVLYAVGLGIVAFYAVGAFGV
- a CDS encoding UPF0146 family protein; the protein is MVHSRRHSGTVIDALSRYDRVLEVGIGRRTDVAAAVAERGVSVTATDIYDRAVPDGVAFVRDDIVDPDPELYADIDAVYALNLPPELHRPALEAARAADADFLFTTLGGDQPAIPVERRTVETGTLYAARAPDR
- a CDS encoding archaemetzincin family Zn-dependent metalloprotease, with amino-acid sequence MLVDIVPVGNVPANVKRAASAALRSVYDCDVTIQDAQSVPNGAYDADRNQYTAETFIQLAERVGRGEKNIAITPHDLFYRRRNYVFGLAYLDGSGSVVSTYRLQTSSDGGFSNQSASDIFQDRVRKEIVHEIGHTYGLEHCDNNRCVMNFSPTVREVDIKEENLCGSCQRIVR